From the Gymnogyps californianus isolate 813 chromosome 2, ASM1813914v2, whole genome shotgun sequence genome, one window contains:
- the XCR1 gene encoding chemokine XC receptor 1, with amino-acid sequence MDEEHYPPDSDDNYSYEYSFNESNVCEMGDYFVFYTHLTTVFYTLAFLLSLLGNILVLWILFKYENLTSLTNVFIMNLCVSDLVFSCMLPFWAVDQSFGWIFGEFLCKAVNAVFSIGYYSGVFFLTLMTILRYLSVVNPLSTLRSQTQCCGFLVSLVVWTGSILIVVPEVIHTTVQENLEGDKTCDYADWKWKKVDIYQRNVLFLLSFAVIVFCYFKILIILLGARSRRKHRTVKLILIIVVAFFLSWAPYNILSFLITFPPPTCQYEKDSNLAFHISRKIAFSHCCLNPVLYVFVGVKFKRHLLRLCSQYLPCGNGEDSSPRICSQGKFHYEDASIY; translated from the coding sequence ATGGATGAAGAACATTATCCACCCGATTCAGATGATAATTACTCATACGAATattcttttaatgaaagcaatgtCTGTGAAATGGGcgattattttgtattttacaccCATCTCACTACTGTCTTCTACACTCTGGCATTTTTGCTCAGCCTGCTAGGAAACATTCTAGTGTTATGGATCCTATTCAAATATGAAAACCTTACATCTTTAACGAACGTCTTCATCATGAATCTCTGTGTCTCTGATTTAGTATTCTCCTGCATGCTGCCTTTCTGGGCAGTGGACCAGTCCTTTGGGTGGATTTTTGGTGAGTTCCTTTGCAAAGCGGTGAATGCTGTTTTCTCCATTGGCTACTACAGCggtgttttctttctgactcTCATGACTATCCTGCGGTACTTGTCTGTAGTGAACCCCCTCTCGACTTTGAGATCCCAGACGCAGTGCTGTGGTTTTCTGGTGAGCTTGGTTGTTTGGACTGGTAGCATATTAATTGTGGTTCCTGAGGTGATTCACACCACAGTGCAAGAAAACTTGGAAGGGGACAAGACCTGTGATTATGCTGACTGGAAATGGAAGAAGGTGGACATTTATCAGAGAAATGTACTCTTCCTGTTATCCTTTGCGGTCATCGTATTCTGTTACTTCAAGATACTGATAATCCTGCTCGGAGCAAGATCTCGCAGAAAGCACAGAACTGTGAAACTCATCCTTATTATTGTGGtagcttttttcctgagctgGGCACCTTACAACATCCTCAGCTTTCTGATTACTTTTCCACCACCTACCTGTCAGTATGAAAAAGACTCCAACCTTGCCTTTCACATCAGCCGTAAAATTGCTTTCTCCCACTGCTGCCTCAACCCTGTGCTCTATGTATTTGTTGGAGTCAAGTTCAAGAGGCATTTGTTACGTTTATGCAGTCAGTATTTACCCTGTGGCAATGGTGAAGACTCCAGTCCCAGGATCTGCTCTCAAGGCAAATTCCACTATGAAGATGCGTCCATCTACTGA